A window from Theobroma cacao cultivar B97-61/B2 chromosome 3, Criollo_cocoa_genome_V2, whole genome shotgun sequence encodes these proteins:
- the LOC18605148 gene encoding uncharacterized protein LOC18605148 — MAMASPNESPKRGCPCPGDNLAGPDRLRSPRFAFNVPPSSPSFHYQDRPLTPPPMFRNAVLGEHRRRHFQNNNYTANSTTTTTSSHPKVQICLIGAVMFFSILTVIGIPIMLFYVFGPHSPSFSVEQVFFYYPIFYSSPTRFSSLFNITMKVNNPARHIGLFYEHDNSIVASYYGIRLCSGEIPPFFQPPKDEMLVQSPLTGLGVVLPDDVNQKLENDHKKERVPLTLSMMGMVRFKMGSVTSRALLKVSCEMVLDNLMTYTPNIISSSCDSAAGFWFPTIRN, encoded by the coding sequence ATGGCCATGGCATCTCCAAATGAGAGCCCAAAACGAGGCTGCCCTTGTCCTGGCGATAACCTAGCAGGCCCTGATCGACTCCGAAGCCCGAGGTTTGCTTTCAATGTCCCTCCCTCTTCACCAAGCTTCCACTACCAGGACCGGCCACTTACTCCCCCACCCATGTTTCGAAATGCAGTGCTGGGAGAGCATCGAAGGCGACATTTCCAGAATAATAATTACACCGCAAACAGCACCACCACCACTACTTCTTCCCATCCAAAAGTCCAAATTTGTTTGATTGGTGCCGTTATGTTTTTCTCCATTCTTACCGTCATTGGTATCCCAATCATGCTGTTCTATGTTTTTGGACCACATTCTCCTTCCTTCTCTGTTGAACAAGTTTTCTTTTACTACCCTATCTTTTACAGCTCCCCTACAAGGTTCTCGTCTTTGTTTAATATCACCATGAAAGTGAACAATCCCGCCAGGCACATCGGTCTTTTCTATGAACATGATAACTCCATTGTTGCTAGTTATTATGGCATTCGCTTGTGCAGCGGTGAGATTCCACCTTTCTTCCAACCACCCAAGGACGAGATGTTGGTGCAATCTCCCTTGACGGGTCTTGGGGTGGTTTTGCCAGATGATGTAAACCAGAAACTGGAAAATgatcataaaaaagaaagggtgCCGCTGACTTTGAGTATGATGGGCATGGTCAGGTTTAAGATGGGTTCTGTCACGTCAAGAGCTTTGCTAAAGGTCTCTTGTGAGATGGTCTTGGACAACTTGATGACTTACACTCCCAATATCATTTCTAGTAGTTGTGATTCTGCTGCAGGATTTTGGTTTCCTACTATTAGAAACTAG
- the LOC18605149 gene encoding 60S ribosomal protein L7a-1: MGPKRGGKVAAPAKKKQEKVANPLFEKRPKQFGIGGALPPKKDLHRFVKWPKVVRIQRKKRILKQRLKVPPALNQFTKTLDKNLATSLFKLLLKYRPEDKAAKKERLLKKAQAEAEGKAPESKKPIVVKYGLNHVTYLIEQNKAQLVVIAHDVDPIELVVWLPALCRKMEVPYCIVKGKSRLGSIVHKKTAAVLCLTTVKNEDKLEFSKILEAIKANFNDKYDEYRKKWGGGIMGSKSQARTKAKEKLLAKEAAQRMT; this comes from the exons ATG GGCCCAAAGAGAGGTGGAAAGGTGGCTGCACCAGCCAAGAAGAAACAA gaGAAGGTTGCCAATCCATTGTTTGAGAAGCGTCCAAAGCAGTTTGGTATTGGGGGGGCTTTACCTCCTAAGAAGGATCTGCACCGATTTGTGAAGTGGCCTAAGGTTGTTCGCATTCAAAGGAAGAAGAGGATCCTTAAGCAGAGGTTGAAGGTCCCACCAGCTTTGAACCAGTTTACCAAGACCCTTGATAAGAACCTTG CAACAAGTCTGTTCAAGTTGCTCCTCAAGTACAGGCCAGAGGACAAGGCAGCCAAGAAGGAACGTCTCCTTAAAAAGGCCCAGGCTGAGGCTGAAGGAAAAGCTCCCGAGTCGAAGAAACCAATTGTTGTGAAATATGGACTTAATCATGTTACCTACCTTATTGAGCAG AACAAGGCACAATTAGTTGTTATTGCTCATGATGTGGATCCCATAGAGTTGGTAGTGTGGCTCCCTGCTTTGTGCAGAAAGATGGAGGTCCCTTACTGCATTGTCAAGGGGAAATCACGTTTAGGATCG ATTGTCCACAAGAAAACTGCTGCTGTCTTGTGCTTGACCACAGTTAAGAATGAGGATAAGTTGGAGTTCAGCAAAATCCTTGAGGCCATCAAG GCTAACTTCAATGATAAGTATGATGAGTACAGGAAGAAGTGGGGAGGTGGTATTATGGGCTCCAAGTCGCAGGCCAGAACCAAGGCAAAGGAGAAGCTTCTTGCAAAGGAAGCTGCACAGAGGATGACTTAG
- the LOC18605147 gene encoding pentatricopeptide repeat-containing protein At5g66520 → MLKVSASDRQLTAHLAAPSKDSKQPEKLTSNKPNHLQILKKCTHLIQFKQVHAQIIKTTLPQADTHLSKLIQALVGSAHLPYARLVLDQITEPSTFAFNTMIKGYGTNNLGDKGIDLYIQMRYRGLNPDNFTYPFLLKACHGLKQGKGVHSLVVKNKRFSSEIHFLTSLITFYCSVGDVESARLLFDRMPEKNVVTWTGIIKGYVKQKRYKEGIQLFYQMRNSGVEINELTLVCVLSACANLGALEIGKWVHEYTDRKKIFLNPKLGAALIDMYAKCGHIDKASQVFQTVPCKGVYVWNAMIGGLAMHGYGIEAIDRFMEMQGFGIKPDGITLIAVLSACSHSGLVVKGKEIFQSMRKVYEIEPTIKHYGCFVDLLCRAELLNEAYEIIINMPMEPNGVLWGTLLNACTATANIELAEAAMEQLMVLEPFNDGNYVLTSNIYAAKKRWDDVARIRKVLKHKQIVRNPGHSLIEVHNVVHEFMVGDGRHPCSEEIYDMLEKVAITLKE, encoded by the coding sequence ATGCTGAAGGTTTCGGCTTCTGACCGTCAGCTTACTGCTCACCTTGCCGCCCCATCAAAAGATTCAAAACAACCGGAAAAACTCACCTCCAATAAACCCAACCATCTTCAAATCCTCAAGAAATGCACCCATTTAATCCAATTCAAGCAGGTCCACGCCCAAATCATCAAAACCACACTTCCCCAAGCCGACACTCACCTTTCCAAACTCATCCAAGCCTTGGTTGGCTCTGCCCATCTCCCCTACGCCCGCCTAGTTCTCGACCAAATAACCGAGCCCTCGACATTTGCGTTCAACACCATGATAAAAGGCTACGGAACAAATAACTTGGGCGATAAAGGAATTGACCTTTATATCCAAATGAGATACCGGGGCCTTAACCCGGATAATTTTACTTacccatttcttttaaaggcTTGCCATGGTCTTAAACAAGGAAAAGGAGTCCACTCCCTGGttgtcaaaaacaaaagatttaGCTCAGAGATTCATTTTTTAACTTCTTTGATAACGTTTTATTGTTCTGTCGGTGATGTTGAATCTGCCCGGTTGCTGTTTGATAGGATGCCTGAGAAAAATGTGGTTACTTGGACTGGGATTATAAAAGGTTATGTGAAGCAAAAGAGGTATAAAGAAGGGATTCAATTGTTTTACCAAATGAGGAATTCTGGGGTTGAAATAAATGAATTGACTTTGGTTTGTGTACTCTCAGCTTGTGCTAATTTGGGAGCCTTGGAAATAGGTAAATGGGTGCATGAATATACCGATaggaagaaaatatttttgaatccAAAGCTTGGAGCTGCTCTCATTGACATGTATGCTAAATGTGGTCACATTGACAAGGCTTCTCAAGTTTTTCAGACTGTGCCCTGTAAAGGTGTCTATGTTTGGAATGCTATGATCGGGGGACTTGCAATGCATGGTTATGGCATTGAAGCGATTGACAGATTTATGGAGATGCAAGGGTTCGGAATAAAACCAGATGGGATCACGTTAATTGCGGTTTTGTCTGCTTGTAGTCATTCAGGGTTGGTGGTGAAAGGAAAGGAGATTTTTCAATCAATGAGAAAGGTTTATGAGATTGAGCCTACCATCAAGCATTATGGATGCTTTGTGGACCTTTTATGCAGGGCAGAACTCTTGAATGAGGCTTATGAGATTATAATAAACATGCCAATGGAACCTAACGGAGTTTTGTGGGGAACCTTGCTGAATGCCTGTACTGCTACTGCCAATATTGAGCTAGCTGAGGCTGCAATGGAACAGCTGATGGTGCTGGAACCGTTTAATGATGGAAACTATGTTCTTACATCGAATATTTATGCTGCAAAGAAACGTTGGGATGATGTAGCTAGGATTAGAAAGGTTCTGAAACATAAACAGATTGTGAGGAACCCCGGCCATAGCTTAATTGAAGTGCATAATGTTGTCCATGAATTCATGGTTGGTGATGGTAGGCACCCCTGTTCAGAAGAGATATATGACATGTTGGAAAAGGTTGCCATAAccttaaaagaataa